Part of the Plasmodium knowlesi strain H genome assembly, chromosome: 11 genome is shown below.
aaaaaaaaaaaaaaaaatttagggATTCTTTCAGTGTGAGAAATACACCACCACCCCTTGTTGATGACCAATTGAAGGAGATGCTAAATCCTCTTAAGGGAAGTAATAAtccaaatgaaaattttgacTCAGTCAATGGAGAGTCTCCGGGGAAAGTGCCCACCCCTGGTTCGGAAGTCGCATCCAATGGGGTGGGCAGTTCACACCTCGGGGTGGACAACGACCAAGCTGACGAGGAAGGTTACCAGGAAGTTGACGACGAGGGAActgaggaagatgaagataTCTGCTCCATATGTATGATGAACTACGTGCGTAGCGATGATGTCATGATGATGCCTTGCGACAAGCGTCATTTCTTCCATGTAGGTTGCCTTACCAAGTGGTTGTACAAAAGCCAAGCGTGCCCCATCTGCAGGACCAACATTGTCAGTTGTCTGAACGCACAGGGTGAAGTTGTTTGAGTGGCGTGACAAAGAGAGCGTGTGCGCAATGACACGCccaaagtttttttttttttttttttttttttttttttttttttttttttttttcttttttcttttttctttttttctttttttttgttcagcATTCCTATTTTAGGCAAACAATTATATGGAATGTTAATCGTCTCTATGTCATGTTTTGGCACATGTATACTACGCAGAAACATGTCTTCGTGGTTTTGTTCCTCCTATAAGACGCACACGCTCACGACGCATATACAccacacacacatttttgtggCCCCCCTTTTTGATTCATGTGTTGTGCAGTTGGACGTAGTGGCTACACTCGAACGGcaatgtttttccttctccaacATTGACGCGCCTTCCATCATATTTGCATTATCTTGTCCTTGACTGTTCATGTAAGAACCAACTGCGAGAATGCCGTCGTTCCACCTCTTCTTGTTTTTGTGAAATTGCAGATTGATGTTATGTTACGTATGAGCACACCTGTCTGTGGTGAAACCAGTCCTTCATCTGTGCCGTGTCACagcgaaaaggaggaggagaagcgGAAATATATAGACGGGCACGAAATATTTGTGCGTATTACTTTGTACAAGATCGCCCACTTTTACGTTGCATAAACCCACCTGGCACTCCTTGGAGCAGTAGTACGCCCGTTTGCATTGTGAACATTGTAGTTCGGCCTGAAAGTGCGGGAAAAGTGGAGAGGGAATGGGCCCAAGGATAAGGATATGGTCCTTCGATGTataggatttttttttttttttttttttttctccttccgtTTTGTTAATTACAATCTCCTTGCAGCTATCGcagaggaaagactcctccgTTACTGCTTCGCCGCGTTTGTAATCTGTGCCTTTTTGATCCCTGGAGTGAGGACCGCCGCCGGTGTCTGAAATTTGGGTTGCGAGGAGAATGCACGGGGAGGTAGTGTTGACCTGTTGGTATACGTTTTTCAGCTCGTCTGAACTACTTCCCTCCGGTAAGGCGTTTGCACCGTTGAGACGTTTGCCTCCTTTGGAGTGTTACCGTTCTTTGCGCCCTTCCCGCCCTGTTGGTCAAATTCATACACGGACAGGTACATGTCAGAAATGCCCCCCAGAAGGGCCCTGTCGATGGTGACGGTGCTTAGGAGGGACGccaatttctttttgttcttcaacACATCCTCCTTGATTTCTTCAAAGATTTCCGGCACCTGCGCACGGTGGAAGGGGGAGCGGCGATGGTGCAACGGTGAAGTGGCaaagtttatttttctgtttagGGATATTCgccactttttctttcctcctttctgtttttttttttttctttttttctttttttccttgtgggAATGACTCACCACGTCGATGATCAGGTAGGAGTTCTTGTTTTCTGGGAAGATGCTCTTGGAAATGTACAGGTGCTGCAGGCCGTGCAGAGGGGATGACACCACATTTCGGTTCGTTTGTTTATCAGTTCGTTTGTTGGATTGCCCATTTGTCTCCCTCCCTTTCGTATTTTCACTTCCCGCTTTACCTCGATGAACGTGTGCAGTGTCTTCATGGGTGGAAGTTGCTCGTGCAGGGGCTCATTCATGTATTTCCGGAGCTGAGTGGCAGGACAGAACCAGTGGGATGGACGCGGTGGAGCAAACAAAACGGGACTAATCGCACACCCAAACGATGCGCAACCCGTGTATACCTTCAAAATGTTGTTTCTCCTATAGTTGGTCATTTCGTACCTGTGTGAAGTGCAATGAAGGGAAGAACAATTAATGTTAATACATGCGATTGTCGGATAAGCCCCATTCCCGTTTGGAACTCCTCTCCTCagggtgtttttttttttttttttttttttttttttttttttttttacttttcttgaCAGTTCCTAGTCAATATCAGGGTGTACAGTATCAACCACAGCTTGGGGGAGAGGGTAGACGTCATGTGCAGTTCAGGgaggaagatatttttttccatatgaaAAGTggacaggaaaaaataaaaaatacacttTGTTATTCGcacttgttctttttccttgcCTCTACCTGTTTCTCAATCGTACATAAGGTGTTGCCTTCCCGTTTTACCCACCTGCGTGTGTAcgtgtgcgtgtgtgtgtgtgtgtgtgtgtggagaGTAACCCCAAAGGAGTGTCTATTAAACACATGCGCATGTCCATATGGACGTGTATTCATCAATCCACTTAGGTATATAAGCAACGAGTATCAAATTACTCATTTCCTTCAAACACATAGTTTCCATGCTCCCACGGTCTCTTCTCCAAGAGAGGAATTAGAATTAGCAAAACATCTGAGGATGGGGAAGAGAGGTGCTTATCTTGTATTGTATCCACTTCAAGAGAGCATCGTGAAGTAATCAGTTTGTTCGAAAGGAGCGAAATATTATGCCTTGGTGCCTCCTTCTCCCCTAACCGTAGTCCACTATCTTATTGATGATTGTGTTGTTTAGCAGATGAATCCTATCCGTTATGTTCCGCAGGGCGTTGATAacgcacatgtatattttcAGTCTGTCTATGTTTTGCGACTTGTCGTTTTCTTCTATGAGCATCTGCAGCAGGGCGAAGGAGGGAGCACTCATACATTGATGCGCAGAGGGTTAATGAAATTACTCTCCAGTTGTATCCCCCCCTCCTGGTGACCTCGCTTATGGACATCTCGCTTATGGGTTTGGAGAAGTACTCCTCCGAATTGCTGAacggaggaaaaattaaaaaaaaaaaaataataaaaataaataaataaataaaacttTAAGTCGTGCATTGAGAGTGTCTACTCCGCTGAGTCCTGATAAACCTTCACGTATACCCGTTTTAACAATCTCTTACCTCTTGAGGAAGGCCACCAAATTGGAATAAATGTAGGCAAAGAGATTTATCATGtggttgtttattttgtcGTATGCGTGATCTGCGCATAGGATCCTCTCGACGATGTTCAGTAATGTCACTTCGTGGTATAGCTGGGGATGGAGAGGGTAAGTAAGTGGGTTAATAAGTGGAATATCTGACCCCCTTAGGAATGTACGTATAAAAGGTGTGGATCCATACCGATATGTAACTGGAGATGCGATTCTCCGTAGTTGTATCACCCCCGTTTTTTCCATCTCCATTGATAGTCTGCAATTCGCTTCCACCAATTTCCTGTTCCAATATTTTGTCTTTAGTACACTTTGTTAGTTCTTCCGTGTGGATAAATCGAACGAAGTAGGTGGTGATTAGTTCTCTAACCAGTGTTTCAAACTTTTCAATgcaggaggaggaggggaaaggaagtgtAGAGAATGGTGGAGTTCTTCCCATGTGTAggtaaatatacatatacatatgtgtgcatatgagTGTTGGCTACTTCttcaaagaaaaatatactaaACTACTCAGGTGGTTATTCCCGGTACCTTCCTCATGAGGGCGTCGATACGTTCGTCCCCGATGGTGTCCATCATTTCACTGTTGCGGTGGAGGTAGAGGTTTATGGAGACCAGGTTCTTGTGGCATTCAAACCATCTAAGGGGAAGACATCGTGATTTAGCAGCgtgttttgaaaaaagtggGTATTCTCAAACAGGCTTCGTCACGATTGTGTGGCGAGCCTTTTAGTAGGTCGCCTCGTTGTGTTGCATTTACGTATCCttttattcattattttttcgattattttttcgattattttttcgattattttttcgattattttttcgattattttttctcttttttttctttccttcatacCTCTTGGAATATATGTCTAGGACCCCCCCACTCCGGAGATCATTCACATGAGTGAAGAAGTTCACATCCGTAATATCCATTTCGGTCCAAGTTCAACTTTAGCTAAACTGCTTTCTATGGAACTTTGAAGTACGTGTTAATGAATattttatggaaaaaaaatctcgTTTAGTTTTTGAATTTGAGCGGGTCCCCATGTGGAGGTCAAGTTGTGTAATCAAATCAGGCGGTCCTTCAAAATGGGCATCTTCCTTATGGGGGGAATGTGTGCATaaacggagaaaaaatattccttagCAGGAATTAATCGCTTTATTTTAAACGGGGTCACTCTATAATTTATGGACTGCGCTAAAGGGTTCGCCATGTGGGTGTTCCTATTATGCTACTCCCAATGACATGCACTCTTTTAAGTATGCTCTCGAGGAGAAAGCCATTTCGGGGACACCCACAATAGCGATCGCTGCACCACTTTGTGTGGAGGGAAAGCTAGCTGCACTGTCTGATGCAACCGCGCCGCAAAATAACATCGGAAGAACATGTATGACGCTGAGGGAatcgattatttttttctacaaaaaaaaaaaaaaaaaaaaaaaaaaaaaattgttgccACAGTTTTGTTACACCCTTTTAACTCCGCGTATGtatgcttcatttttaagcAACGACATATCGGAAGGGTGAAGCTCATTAGAGAAGTCTCCACTCCTTTTTAAGGCCCTCCCCATTTTGTAGAAACATTTTCGCGATGTCACCTTTGGTACACATTTCATCTATTTGCTCTCCcctgtttattttatttattttttttatttttttttatttttttgtctcgCATTTACCAGTTGAACCGttttacctgacctgttcaggcaaaCGGACAGACAGGACGGAGAACCTTGTGGGAAATGCCGAAGGAGGAGATCCTCCAAACATTCaccatttaaaaagaaaaaaaaaaaaaaaaaaaaatcaagttGGTAAATACGATTAATCATGTACGCTTAAAGCATTGCAACGTTCAGTGTGTTACATCCCCTTTGCGCATTTTGCGAGAGAATCGTTCATAGGGATGACCCACCTTTGTTtgattaaaaatgtgaatttaaaattttcaaatgttaaatttttccgttttaaaAATGCTACAATGACACAACCATGCAGCGGCGCAGGTGGATACCGACGGAAATGAATACAGCACATATGGTAACATTTCAAAtaggccttttttttggaggtgataaaaaggaagggaaggggggggggggtgcgCGTGTAGCGGTGCGctgaaagaagagaaaggcCCTTCGCACATGTGGAAAACATAAGGAATGCACACGTGTTTGAGCACATGAATAGAAACACGTTGCGAATTTATATGGGGATGAGAGACAGTCTTGGGGTACACTGTCCTTTTAGGTACacccttttcccccctcttgTACATGTTCTCCGTCAATGCGACTGATTATTCCTTTCAAATTTTGCGGACTTGGAGATGTCCATTAGAGGTTAGAAAGTTGGAAGTGTgcgttcttttttactttttcccatggggggagagaaggaaacaaCGACCCGATAGGCGTAACTGGACGCGCGTGATTCAACACGCGTGTTGAATCACGCGTGACCCATTAAAAGACATAGACCTGGGGGATGTGCGCGTTTCCCTGTGCCCGTGGTGTCAGATAATGTTATAGATTTTCTTGAGCTGCACGACGAGTTTCCAGTCCTCCATGGTTAACTCGCTCCTAAAGTACTCCTTCAATACGTCAATGCTCTCTCTGGTAATTTTGCTGTATATCTTTTGATTAAAATCAAAGTGCCTTCCAAAGGTGATGTGTGGTTCTCCACAAATTTTAATAGAAACTTCGTCTCCCTTTTTGGCTTTTTCACAGGTTTTTTTGTTCAAGAGAATGCTAACGACGTTTCCTATTTTTAGGCTCTTCTCAGGGATATATAGTGGGGTTCCAATTTTCAATATTCCACAATCTACCTTAACCCCAATGACGATTGGatcctttttattaaataCACAGTCGTTGACAATGGACAGTTCGCATGGGAAAATGGCATCCGTCAACTTGctctgttttttctcttcctcaatttttttaatataactTGTGAAGGCATCAAACAAGTGGTAAATAATATCCTTCTGCATAATTTCCACTCCTAAGATTTGCGCCTCCTTCTCTGCTTCTGGATCGATTTTAACATCAAAGGCTAGGATGACTGAATATTCAGgtttccccttctccctCATGACGCTAGCTTTCTTCACATCTTTCTTTTGCACTGTTCCAATATTCACTGCAAAAACGGGTATTTTGGAATCCTTTAAAAAGATGAGTAATGCTTCTAAGGAACCAAGGGTGCTAGCCATAACGTACAGACCTACCCCCGTTTTATCGACATGATTGAAGACATCTGAAACATCTGTCATTGCTTTCTTTTTGTAGTCTTCAATTTCGTTGGTGTTGTTGGCAACGAATAAGGAAGTACCACAGAGCACTTCTTCCAATCCGTTGGCAGAGATTTTCACTCCAATGCATGCCTTAATAGATTTGTGGTGCACATACtcgttttttattcttaGCTCTTTTAACGGTTGTGGAGTTAATAAAGCTCTAATAACTGTGACAATGGGTCCATTCATACCACACAGGACGATGGTATCTGATTCCTTCAGGACGCCATTAGTGAGAATTACGTCGATGGTTGTTCCTAGCccttcaatattttttacttccaaAACGGTGCATTCTAATTTATCATGGtattcaatatttttaagcATAAAATTCTGGGTCAGCTTTACTAAAATCATGATTAAGTCGGCAATTCCTTCTCCAGTTATTGCACTTGTCGGTACGATGGAAACATACTTCCGTGGGTTGGGGTTTTCCCAATAGAGTTGGCAATTCAATCCTTGTT
Proteins encoded:
- a CDS encoding MYND-type zinc finger protein, putative; translated protein: MDITDVNFFTHVNDLRSGGVLDIYSKRWFECHKNLVSINLYLHRNSEMMDTIGDERIDALMRKFETLVRELITTYFVRFIHTEELTKCTKDKILEQEIGGSELQTINGDGKNGGDTTTENRISSYISLYHEVTLLNIVERILCADHAYDKINNHMINLFAYIYSNLVAFLKSNSEEYFSKPISEMSISEMLIEENDKSQNIDRLKIYMCVINALRNITDRIHLLNNTIINKIVDYDVLLILIPLLEKRPWEHGNYVFEGNEWVKREGNTLCTIEKQLWLILYTLILTRNCQEKYEMTNYRRNNILKLRKYMNEPLHEQLPPMKTLHTFIEHLYISKSIFPENKNSYLIIDVVPEIFEEIKEDVLKNKKKLASLLSTVTIDRALLGGISDMYLSVYEFDQQGGKGAKNDTGGGPHSRDQKGTDYKRGEAVTEESFLCDSCKEIAELQCSQCKRAYYCSKECQMKDWFHHRQVCSYVT